From a region of the Sminthopsis crassicaudata isolate SCR6 chromosome 6, ASM4859323v1, whole genome shotgun sequence genome:
- the LOC141547429 gene encoding olfactory receptor 5D18-like, translating to MVPDRNHTSPAIFILFGFSEYPEFQTLLFLLFLAIYMTSVMGNLGMITIIAMNSKLHTPMYFFLKHLSFVDFCYSTIVTPKLLENLVAEDRTMYISTCITQFFFFAACAFIDTFMLAVMAYDRFVAICKPLLYMVIMSQKNCVLLMAAAYSWGILFSLLLTNSLLTLSFCGTSIIDNFMCDYSSILYTACSDKHFCELILLIFANFTMLSTLIVIISSYIFIFVTVMKMHSVRARHKAFSTCASHLTAVGIFYGTVLFLYCIPNTQSSWFTIKVGSVFYTVIIPMLNPLIYSLRNNEVKDTIRKLMGKNDFSVN from the coding sequence ATGGTCCCTGATAGAAATCACACTTCTCCAGCCATATTCATTCTCTTCGGATTCTCTGAGTACCCAGAATTTCAGACTCTTCTCTTTTTGCTGTTCTTGGCCATCTACATGACCAGTGTAATGGGGAATCTTGGAATGATCACAATCATTGCTATGAACTCCAAGTTACACACtccaatgtattttttccttaagcACTTATCTTTTGTGGATTTCTGTTACTCCACTATTGTTACACCAAAGCTGCTGGAAAACTTAGTTGCAGAAGATAGGACAATGTATATTTCTACTTGCATCACACAATTCTTCTTTTTTGCTGCTTGTGCTTTTATTGACACATTCATGTTGGCAGTGATGGCATATGACCGCTTTGTGGCCATTTGTAAACCCCTTTTATATATGGTCATCATGTCCCAAAAAAATTGTGTCCTGCTGATGGCTGCAGCATACTCCTGGGGCATACTTTTCTCTCTGCTCCTCACCAACTCTCTTCTTACATTATCTTTTTGTGGGACTAGCATCATTGATAATTTTATGTGTGACTATTCCAGCATACTCTATACTGCCTGCTCTGATAAACATTTTTGTGAGTTGATACTTCTTATCTTTGCAAATTTTACTATGTTGAGCACACTCATAGTCATAAtctcttcttatatttttatttttgtgactgTGATGAAGATGCATTCAGTTAGGGCAAGGCATAAAGCCTTCTCCACTTGTGCCTCTCACCTGACAGCTGTTGGAATCTTCTATGGAACTGTCTTATTCCTCTATTGTATACCCAATACCCAAAGCTCTTGGTTCACCATTAAAGTGGGCTCTGTTTTCTATACAGTGATCATTCCTATGCTAAACCCCTTAATATACAGTCTGAGGAACAATGAAGTGAAGGACACAATCAGGAAATTAATGGGCAAAAATGATTTCTCAGTAAATTAG
- the LOC141546550 gene encoding olfactory receptor 5D18-like — protein MMTSSKNHSVAPVIFILVGFSDYPEFQIPLFLIFLTIYAITVMGNLGMITVIIMNTKLHTPMYFFLKHLSFVDFCYSTVVAPKLLENLVAEDRAISFSACITQFFFAANCALTDTFMLAVMAYDRFVAICNPLLYMVIMSQKRCVLMMVAAYSWGILFSLLFTYSLLVLSFCGTNIINNFVCEYSGILSASCSDKHFSELILFIFANFNMLSTLMVITSSYIFIFVTVMKMHSVRARHKAFSTCASHLTAVAVFYGTVLFLYCIPNTKSSWFTTKLGSVFYTVVIPMLNPLIYSLRNNEVKETIRKLMNKK, from the coding sequence ATGATGACATCTAGCAAAAATCACAGTGTTGCTCCAGTCATTTTCATTCTGGTGGGATTTTCTGATTACCCAGAATTTCAGATTCCtctctttttgatatttttgactaTTTATGCAATCACTGTGATGGGTAATCTTGGAATGATTACAGTCATTATTATGAACACCAAATTACATACgccaatgtatttttttcttaaacactTATCCTTTGTGGATTTCTGTTACTCTACTGTTGTTGCACCAAAACTGCTGGAAAACTTAGTTGCAGAAGATAGGGCAATATCTTTTTCTGCTTGCATCACACAATTCTTCTTTGCTGCTAACTGTGCTTTGACTGACACCTTCATGTTGGCAGTGATGGCATATGATCGTTTTGTGGCCATTTGTAATCCCCTTTTATACATGGTCATCATGTCCCAGAAACGTTGTGTTCTAATGATGGTTGCAGCATACTCCTGGGGCATACTCTTCTCTCTGCTTTTCACCTACTCTCTCCTTGTATTATCTTTTTGTGGgactaatattattaataattttgtctGTGAGTATTCTGGCATACTCTCTGCCTCCTGCTCTGATAAACACTTCAGTGAGCTGATACTTTTTATATTTGCCAATTTTAATATGCTGAGTACACTCATGGTTATAAcctcttcttatatttttatttttgtaactgtGATGAAAATGCATTCAGTTAGGGCAAGGCATAAAGCCTTCTCCACTTGTGCTTCTCATCTGACAGCTGTTGCAGTCTTCTATGGAACAGTCTTATTCCTCTACTGTATACCCAACACTAAAAGCTCCTGGTTTACCACTAAATTGGGCTCTGTTTTCTATACAGTTGTCATCCCTATGCTGAACCCCCTTATATACAGTCTAAGAAACAATGAAGTGAAGGAAACAATCAGGAAGTTAATGAACAAAAAATGA